The sequence below is a genomic window from Falco naumanni isolate bFalNau1 unplaced genomic scaffold, bFalNau1.pat scaffold_281_arrow_pat_ctg1, whole genome shotgun sequence.
GAAGAAAATGCTGCCGTAGAGGTTGCAATGAAAAAGGAAACGCTCCAGCTTGCACAGCACCGCTCCGTAGCGCCAATCCTTGGGCGGGTAGTAATACGCCGCCAGGAACGGGAGCGTGAGGGAGTAGAGCAGCCCGCTGAGGGCCAGGTGGAAGGAGTAGACGACGCCGCTGTGCCAGGAACGCCGGCGGCTGACGAAATGGTAGACGGCCGCGCCGTTCCCCGCCAGCGCCAGCAAGAATTGCACCACCAGCACCGACCACACCGATTCCTGGAAGCTGCTGAAGTTCCCGCAGGGGCCGAGGTGGGCAGTCATCTCGGGGGGGTTCCTCCTGGAGTCCCCCAAGGTTGTtgctttggggcttttttgttgtttggggtttttttttgggagggggggTGTTTTGGGGGAGGTTCGTGGCGCGGAGCGCAGCAGCTGCTCAATATCTGCGTAGGGGAAGTGGCGAGTCGAGCCCCCACCGTGGGGGGGGATGACAACCACCTCATCTCATGGTGGGGACAGAATGTGACCCCTTCTATGTCCCCCTCCCTCCAGACAATTTGCCCAGCTCTTGGGGGGGCCAGCAGCCCTCCtgggggccgggcggggggtctctgctcctgcctccagccccaccacgcgcccccctccccccatcctcTGCCTCGAGGCCCTACGCTGGTCTCTCCCGTCCCTCCCTTCTTGGTGGCGGTCACGGGGGCACCTCCTGCGCCGTTTTGGggaagttgggggggggggggggcaaaggctggcagcagtggggtggcagggagggaaaagcGCTTCCTCTTCGGGCAGCTGCCTTCTGGCGTGGccaggaaggggaaggagctgcGTGCCAGGCTCCTTCCCCACCAGGGCTGCCTGTCCCTGATGTGACAGCACCGAAAGGGGCACCCTGGGTGGGGAGACCCCACCAGAGCTCAGGGGACCCCacttttccccccctccaacccagcacagccacagacaGTCACGGCAAAGGGGTGTGTATTGCACAGGAGTCGGTAGGAAAAGGCGAGAGTTGcatttcctcttccccccccccccccccccccagtcccgGCGCGTGGCTGGCGGCTGCTGTCTCAGCGTTTCCCCTTCCTGGCACGGCCGGGCCGCTGGAAAATCGTTTTCCCCTTGGTCAGCAGCTTCCCTCGTCCTTTTGGCTTTGAGGAAGCGCGGCCAGAGCTGGGACCGGTGCCCTCCCGGGCTGTTGGGTGCTTTGCTCCGCGGTGCGGCTTTCGGCCAGCCACCCGCGGCCGGGCCCTGCCGTGGTGCCGCGAGTCTTTTGGTGCTGagtctccctgctgctgcttccctggcgTGGGGTTCCCCTTCCACTGCTTCCCCGGTGCTGAGTCTCCCTTCTGCCGCTTCCCCGGTGCTGAGTCTCCCCGCTGCCGCTTCCCTGGCGCCGGGCTCCCCTTCCACTGCTTCCTTGGTGCCGAGTCTTCCTTCCGCCGCTTCTCCGGTGCTGAGTCTCcccgctgctgcttccctggtgCTGGGTTTCCCTTCCGCCGCTTCCCCGGTGCTGAGCCTCCCTTCCGCCGCTTCCCCAGCGccgtggggtgggggctggggctggcaggatgCTTTTCCTGGTTGTGCCGCCGGCGCCGTTTCCTCGGCCGGGAAGTGCCCGAGGAGTTTCGCTTCCTCTTGGTGCGGTCGGGGAACAGATCTTGGGGGGAAAtcgagggcgggggggggggggggggggaaatgtttCAGCAAAATTAGGGGGTatggggggcggcgggggggggcaaCAGGGGTGTCAGTGCGTTTACTTTGAACCGAGATCACGGGGAGCTCAAAGGTTTTGCGTCATCATCCACCAGGAgcccccccagagcccccctgGGCTACCAGGTCCCCCAGAAGCCCCCCAGAGCCCACTGCAGCACCTCCACGTCCCCCAGGACCACCCGCTTCGGGCTCTCCAGGTCCCCCCGAGCTCCCCCAGAGCCCCCTTGGGCTCCCCAAGTCCCCCAGAGCCTCGCTGGGCTCCCCCAAGGTCCCCCCCAGATCCCCTCCAACACCCCCCCCTCATCCCCTAGGCCTCCCCCCAGGCTCCCCACCACTCTCAGAGCCCCCCTGGGCTACCAGGTCCCCCGGGAGCCCCCCAGAGACCACTGCAACACCCCAGACCCACCTTTGTCCGGCTCCTCGCCCACCTCCTGCCGGTAATACTCAGCATCGCTCTCCTCCGACTGCTCGGCCGCATCCTGCTGCTCCGGCACGCCGGGGTCCTCAGCGTCGCTGTCGCCCTCCTGCTGCCGTTTCCTCCGGATCCCCGCCAGGCTCTTCTCCCTGCGGCACCCCCGGCGCTGTCAGCCCCTCGGCGAgctgcccccccgccgcccgcccacCGCTGCCGCGCTGCTCCCACCTGTGCGCCTCGCGCTGCCGCCGCTTGCGCTCCACGTCCCCCTCCTGCTTCCGCCGCCGCTCcgccttcagctgcagcttcgCCTCCTTCCGCGCCAGGATCTCCTTCACCTCCGACTCCGTCTTATGGACTGAAACCCCCCACGGCGAGAGCAGGATGAGGCCCCTGGCACCGGCACCGGCCCGCGGGCCGCCGTTCCCTGGCACTTACCGAAGCTGTGGTAGAGCACGTTGCCCTGCGCCAGGCCCTCCTCCACCTTGACCAGCTGCAGAGTCATGCGGGGTCCGATCTACGGGGAagtgggggaggggaaaagcGCCCCCGTCAGGCTCGGCCGCGTCCCCCAGGGTGCCAGCAGCCGCGGTGTCACCGCTGGCACGGACCTCGGTGAGGCGCACGGCGCTCTGCTGCGCCTTCATGTTGCCTCGGCCGGCGTACGCCTGTGGCAGCTCCAGGACATTGTGGGTCCCATCCTGCTCGGCCTCGCTCTCCGACAGGTTGATGTCCCTGCCAAGGGACAGGGATGTGTTGGGGGAGGGGCTGGAAAGCACCTTTAGGACCCCGTGtcccccccggtgccccccccaCGCACTTCACCAGCAGCTCGCTGATATCTTCCAGGCGGCTCATGTTGGGGAacttctcctgcagcagcttcttCAGGCCTTTGCTGACGCCCACAGGCACGACCTTCACGCTGCtgtgaggagggggagggggaggtcAGCGCTGGGACAGGGGGCACAGGGACCCCCCCACCCAGACCAAAAATCGGGGGCACCGACACTCACTAATGCCTGAAATTGAGGAGCTGCGTCTCCGCGTCGTAGCTGATGAGCAAACACCGCTTGATGGTGTTGAGGTTgacctggggaagggggagggagggagggagacgggaaggaaagagggagggagggagggagacgggaaggaaggagggagggagggagggagacgggaaggaaggagggagggagggagggagacgggaaggaaggagggagggagggagggagacgggaaggaaggagggagggagggagggagacgggaaggaaggagggagggagggagggagacgggaaggaaggagggagggagggagacgggaaggaaggagggagggagggagggagacgggaaggaaggagggagggagggagacgggaaggaaggagggagggagggagacgggaaggagggagggagggagggagacgGGAAGGAGAGAGTGAGACGGGAGGGAGGGAGAcgggagggaaggagggagggaggaaggaagggagggaggaaggggaagggaggcaggaggggaagagagggagatgaaaggaaggaagagacaggaggaagagagggaggcaggagagcagggagggggatgGAAGGAAGTGAGGCAGGAAGAAGGCAGCGAgacaggaggaaggaagggacgGGAAGAATACTTCAGCTGGCTATCCCAGGTGCCTGTCCCTGGATCCCAGGGGGAAAAACTCGGCACCTCCCCCCTCCACATCCCTTCCTTGGGatcttcctcctgcccctcccccacctTTGTATTCCTCCTCCAGGATGCAGCCGAGGAACTTCCCATCCTTCCCCAGTTCTGAGCAACTTCCCATCCTTCCCCAGTTCCGAGCAACTTCCCATTCTCTCCCAATTCCGAGCAACTTCCCATCCTTCCCCAGTTCCAGCGCTCAGCACCACGGTGGTCGCACCCCCACCGAGGCAGGACAatgcccctccccccccccttcctcgTTTACCTTGTGGACGTTGATGGAGGGGAACATGTTCTGGAACATAGTGGCCATCAGCTTGAGCTGGATTTGTTGGAGACCGAAGTTGCTGAGGACCAGCAGCGGGGGATGGGTGAACTGCTGCTCGTGCATGCGGTGCCGCTTGAGGGACGAGACCACGTCCTTGATCAGGGagtactggggggggggaggggagatgtgaggatgaggaggatgaggatggggcTGGGCGCTGCCCTCCGTGcccgtggggggggggggggggggggggggggggggcctcctgccagcacccacctgcaTCACCTTGAACGTCAGCGTGGGGCCACCAGGCAGCCGGAAAAGCTTCTGGAGGGGGGGAAACAAGGGGGGGACTGTGCTCAGCACCACGGGGAGCCCCCGCcatgcagccccccccccccccccccccccagcagacACATCAGTGCGTTTACTTTGAACAGAATCACCGCGTAAGCTCAACAGGCTTTTTGTCATCACCTGCATCCGCCAAcgattggggggggggggagcacgccccaaaaaagcagggaaggggcgcgcagccccccgccccccccactACGGCccgtggggagggggtggggggaggggcgcTACTCACAAAATTGATGCTGGAGGAGGATTTACTGAAGACCAAGAAATGCGTCACCCCCAGGGGTCCAGCCACCGCCACGAAATCCTTCAGGGAATTGTTTTTCCGCACCTATGGCGCAGAAAGGGCTGAGCCCCATGGAAAACCGAGCAGGatgtgtccccccccccgccccccaccccctccccaggagctGACCTTGAGGGCCCGGGCAGTGTAGGGTTCCATCACCTTGCGGACGTCGGTGAGGAGCTGCCGCACGTTGCGGCCGACGCGGCCGCGGGGGGAAGACGAAGGAGTGGGGGGACAGTGCCGAAGGCCTGCTGCGCCCGCTGCCGCGCCGCCTCCCGCTCCTGCTTCTGGTGCTTGctctggggggggaggggagggggggctgagcccttcccccatccccccgGAAGGGCCCGATCCCCCATCTCTTGGGGCAACCcgccccccccatccccttcGACCCCCCCCGAGGGCCCGATCCCCCTCCCCCCGGAGAGCCCGattcccccccatccccttcagccccccgccccgaggGTCCGAtccccccagctctggggcaACCCGGCCCCCCCATCCCCTTCGGCCCCCCCCGAGGGCCCGATCCCCCTCCCCCCGGAGGGCCCgatccccccccatccccttcaGCCCCCGCCCCGAGGGTCCGATCCCCCCAACTCTGGGGCAACCAGgctccccccatccccttcAGTCCCCCGCCCCGGAGGGGCCCGACGCCCCGTTCCCCAGCACAgccgggacccccaccccccccggaGGGCCCGACGCCCCGTTCCCCAGCACAgccgggacccccaccccccccggaGGGCCCGATCCCCCGTTCCCCAGCACAGCCGGgaccccccggccccccccggcccccccggtCTCggcccagccccctccccgccgtgCCCCGGCCCGTACTTTGCTGGGCCGCCCCATCTCGCCTCCGTCGCCCCCTCCACCACGCGGCCGCGGCCACTTCCGGCGCGCCGCTCCCGCGCCCTCCGGCTACTTCCGGTACGTCGCTTCCGGCCGGTCCCTGTCCGGCGCGCTCCCTCCCCCGCTCCCGCGTTCCGCCCGCGGTTCCGCGGCCCGttcgccccctcccccgctcccgccgcttCCCCCGCCGGGCCCGCAGCACGGCGGGGACCCCCCGGTGCGAGACctgaggggccggggccgcctccccccccccccggcgggcGCCAAGGTCAGTGCGAGGGGGCGGTGTGGGGGGCCAAGTCACAGACTTTACTGGAGAACCGCAGAGCCCCCAGGTTCCTCAGCACCCCCAGGCGCCCCCCCGAGCTCCTCCAGGCTCCCCAGgtcccccacagcccccccaggtcccccagAGCTCCTCTGGGCTCCCCAGATCCCCCTCCTGATCCCCCAACTCCCACCCCCCAGgctccccagagccccccccccaggccctccAGAGCTCCTCTGGGCTTCCCAGGCCCCCCCgagccccacccccacccacccctgagcccccccagaGACCCTTCGGGCTCCCCCAGGTCCCCCAGAGCCCCGCTGGACTCCCCCAAGGTCCCCCCTCAGGgctccccatgtcccccccagATCCCCTCCAACACCCCTAGGTCCCTtagacacccccccccccccccatcccctaGACCTCCCCCCAGGCTCCCCACCACTCCCAGagccccccaggagccccccccccagacTACCAGGTCCCCCAGAAGCCCCTCAAAGACCACGGCAACACCCCAAGACCACCCACTTCGGGCTCCCCagtcccccagcaccccccacccccaggctccccaccccccccccccaggccctccAGAGCTCCTCTGGGCTTCCCAGGCCCCCCCgagccccacccccacccacccctgaGCCCCCCAGAGACCCTTCGGGCTCCCCAGTCCCCCaggcaccccccacccccccaggctccccaccccccccccccccaggccctccAGAGCTCCTCTGGGCTTCCCAGGCCCCCCAgagccccacccccacccacccctgagcccccccccgAGACCCTTCGGGCTCCCCCAGTCCCCCAGAGCCCCGCTGGACTCCCCCAAGGTcccccccagggctccccatgtcccccccagATCCCCtccaacacccccaggtcccttagacaccccccccccccatcccctaGACCTCCCCCCAGGCTCCCCACCACTCCCAGagccccccaggagccccccccccagacTACCAGGTCCCCCAGAAGCCCCTCAAAGACCACGGCAACACCCCAAGACCACCCACTTCGGGCTCCCCagtcccccagcaccccccacccccaggctccccaaccccccccccctcttccc
It includes:
- the LOC121082099 gene encoding uncharacterized protein LOC121082099, translating into MEPYTARALKVRKNNSLKDFVAVAGPLGVTHFLVFSKSSSSINFKLFRLPGGPTLTFKVMQYSLIKDVVSSLKRHRMHEQQFTHPPLLVLSNFGLQQIQLKLMATMFQNMFPSINVHKVNLNTIKRCLLISYDAETQLLNFRHYSVKVVPVGVSKGLKKLLQEKFPNMSRLEDISELLVKDINLSESEAEQDGTHNVLELPQAYAGRGNMKAQQSAVRLTEIGPRMTLQLVKVEEGLAQGNVLYHSFVHKTESEVKEILARKEAKLQLKAERRRKQEGDVERKRRQREAHREKSLAGIRRKRQQEGDSDAEDPGVPEQQDAAEQSEESDAEYYRQEVGEEPDKDLFPDRTKRKRNSSGTSRPRKRRRRHNQEKHPASPSPHPTALGKRRKGGSAPGKRRKGNPAPGKQQRGDSAPEKRRKEDSAPRKQWKGSPAPGKRQRGDSAPGKRQKGDSAPGKQWKGNPTPGKQQQGDSAPKDSRHHGRARPRVAGRKPHRGAKHPTAREGTGPSSGRASSKPKGRGKLLTKGKTIFQRPGRARKGKHEVVVIPPHGGGSTRHFPYADIEQLLRSAPRTSPKTPPLPKKNPKQQKSPKATTLGDSRRNPPEMTAHLGPCGNFSSFQESVWSVLVVQFLLALAGNGAAVYHFVSRRRSWHSGVVYSFHLALSGLLYSLTLPFLAAYYYPPKDWRYGAVLCKLERFLFHCNLYGSIFFVACISLNRYLGIVHPLLVHGRLRPRHAKALSAGVWVLAGVLSAPTLYFAELEEAEGVRKCLGSAALRRLRWFYPYSLLLAALGCALPFLLTAFCHAAVLRTVLHNPHLSQAEKRKVGLLVGAGVALYAFSYLPYHVFRNLNLWRRLLPPAAENCAVSSAIHATAQVCKILVNLNVCLHPLLYAALADTLQSCCGTGSTDEERAERVELRPAAPQPPPGSPRQLVQPVGGL